One genomic window of Polyodon spathula isolate WHYD16114869_AA chromosome 8, ASM1765450v1, whole genome shotgun sequence includes the following:
- the LOC121319764 gene encoding kinesin-like protein KIF21A isoform X2 produces the protein MSTTSPDESTVRVALRIRPQLAREKIEGCHICTYVTPGEPQVILGKDKAFTFDYVFDIDSQQDAIYSACTEKLIEGCFDGYNATIFAYGQTGAGKTYTMGTGFDVSIEQHELGIIPRAVKHLYKGIDERKQAAIEQGLPPPEFKVNAQFLELYNEEVLDLFDTTRDIELRKQKSHIKIHEDANGGIYTVGVTTRPVSTEAEMIQCLKLGALSRSTASTQMNVQSSRSHAIFTIHVCQVRVCANAENDNETDNRIMDGSSQMNEFETLTAKFHFVDLAGSERLKRTGATGERAKEGISINCGLLALGNVISALGDKSKKSSHVPYRDSKLTRLLQDSLGGNSQTVMIACISPSDRDFMETLNALKYANRARNIKNRVMVNQDKASQQISALRTEIARLQMELMEYKTGKRIIGEDGMDSVNDMFHENSMLQTENNNLRIRIKAMQETIDVQRARLTQLLSDQANQVLANAGDGNEEIGNMIKNYIKEIEDLRAKLLESEAVNEQLRKNLSRASSRSPFFGGPASFSTSVMEPEKEATEIIELAKKDLLKLKKIEKKKKKRLQQLEESRQEEEEEESVIKEECPDNEQDKRGEKEASEEAEMEGQEASDHEDEEDDEDEDDMDVEESSDDSDSELDEKANFQTDLANITCEIAIKQKLIDELENSQRRLHTLKQQYEQKLMMLQSKILDTQLERDRVLQNMGSMETYSEEKANKIKVEYEKKLSSMNKEMQKLHSAQKEHARLLKNQSQYEKQLKKLQQDVSEMKKTKVRLMKQMREEQEKNRMVESRRNREIASLKKDQRKQEHQLRLLEAQKRQQELILRRKTEEVTALRRQARPVSGKVNRKLSLPEPVQDPASNTMRVPAGRMQASGLTAPSNGTRKTYQRKFVSVYSSKAARMKWQSLERRMTDIIMQRMTIANMEADMNRLLTKREELTKRREKISKKRDKIATEGVEADKAVLSVNEEMESLTANIDYINDSISDCQANIMQMEEAKDEGDTVDVTAVISSCTLTEARYLLDHFLSMAINKGLQAAQKESQIKVMEGRLKQTEINSATQNQLLFHMLKEKAEFNPELDALLGNALQELGSIPVENGDESSSDESVHSPATEGSSLTSDLLKLCGESRSRNKARRRTTTQMELLYADSSEPPSDTSAEDFSTPLMPAAEGQETGRDTENIGVSAREKELMPLPSGLPSKLGSISRQSLTTEKRALEPSPLTRRKIYDKGQLAVDKTKSKETKLSDSGTSEASSSPPSSPPSRPCNVKNVFSRLTVAQRRSAAQQNKSDENDSSLSEVHRGVISPFPASKTRSTPLQCIHVAEGHTKAVLCVDSTDDLLFTGSKDRTCKVWNLVTGQEIMSLGGHPNNVVSVKYCSSLVFTVSTSYVKVWDIRDSAKCIRTLTSSGQVTPGDACSASTHRTVTIPAGENQINQIALNPTGTFLYASAGNAVRMWDLKRFLSTGKLTGHIGPVMCLTVDQTGNGQDLIITGSKDHYIKMFDVTEGALGTVSPTHNFEPPHYDGIESLVIQGDSLFSGSRDNGIKKWDLSRKDLLQQVPNAHRDWVCALGVVPGCPALLSGCRGGVLKLWHVDTFSPLGEMKGHDSPINAISTNSSNIFTASDDHTVKIWRARGSLDGQASDATDATDEVGIN, from the exons ATGTCGACGACTAGTCCAGACGAAAGCACTGTGCGAGTGGCATTGAG AATCCGCCCTCAGCTAGCTAGAGAGAAGATTGAGGGATGTCACATTTGCACCTATGTTACCCCTGGTGAACCCCAGGTGATTCTGGGAAAGGATAAGGCGTTTACGTTTGATTACGTGTTCGACATCGATTCACAGCAGGATGCCATCTATTCAGCCTGCACAGAAAAACTTATTGAAGGCTGCTTTGATGGCTACAATGCGACAATATTTGCATATGGCCAG ACTGGTGCAGGGAAGACCTACACCATGGGGACAGGATTTGATGTCAGCATTGAACAGCATGAGCTTGGGATTATCCCCCGGGCTGTGAAGCACCTCTATAAAGGAATAGATGAGCGGAAGCAGGCGGCCATAGAGCAAGGACTGCCACCCCCGGAATTCAAAGTCAACGCGCAGTTCCTTGAG CTTTATAATGAAGAAGTACTGGATCTTTTTGACACGACACGGGACATTGAGTTAAGGAAGCAAAAATCACACATCAAAATACATGAAGATGCTAATGGTGGAATTTATACAGTTGGTGTAACAACACGTCCTGTGAGTACAGAAGCAGAG ATGATTCAGTGCTTGAAGCTCGGTGCCCTATCTCGTTCCACAGCCAGCACTCAGATGAATGTCCAGAGCTCTCGTTCTCATGCCATCTTCACTATCCACGTGTGTCAAGTGCGGGTGTGCGCGAATGCAGAAAAT GATAATGAGACAGATAACAGGATAATGGATGGATCTTCCCAGATGAATGAGTTTGAAACCCTCACTGCCAAATTCCATTTCGTTGACCTGGCGGGTTCGGAGAGATTAAAGAGAACAGGAGCGACAGGGGAAAGAGCCAAGGAAGGAATTTCAATCAATTGTGGACTG TTAGCACTTGGGAATGTTATCAGCGCACTTGGAGATAAAAGTAAGAAGTCATCTCACGTGCCTTACAGAGATTCCAAGCTTACCCGCTTACTGCAAGATTCACTCGGAGGAAATAG CCAAACTGTTATGATAGCGTGTATCAGCCCATCTGACAGAGATTTCATGGAAACCTTGAACGCACTGAAGTATGCAAATCGAGCCCGAAACATCAAGAACAGAGTGATGGTGAACCAGGACAAGGCCAGCCAGCAGATCAGTGCTCTCCGGACTGAGATTGCACGGCTTCAGATGGAGCTTATGGAGTACAAGACG GGTAAAAGAATAATAGGAGAAGATGGAATGGACAGTGTTAATGACATGTTCCATGAGAACTCAATGCTCCAGACGGAGAACAACAACCTGCGAATCCGGATTAAAGCTATGCAAGAGACCATTGATGTACAGAGAGCTAGACTCACCCAGCTCTTGAGTGACCAGGCTAACCAGGTGCTAGCCAACGCAG gTGATGGAAATGAAGAAATAGGCAACATGATAAAAAATTACATCAAAGAAATAGAAGACCTCAG GGCTAAGTTATTAGAAAGCGAGGCTGTGAACGAGCAGCTTCGAAAAAATCTTTCAAGAGCCTCCTCAAGATCTCCTTTTTTTGGTGGGCCAGCTTCATTTTCCACGTCTGTGATGGAGCCAGAGAAAGAAGCCACAGAAATCATTGAACTGGCAAAGAAGGACTTGCTAAAACTCAAGAAgattgagaaaaagaaaaagaaaag GCTTCAGCAGCTTGAGGAAAGcagacaagaagaagaagaagaagaaag tgttattaAAGAGGAGTGTCCTGACAATGAGCAAGACAAAAGGGGTGAAAAGGAAGCATCAGAAGAAGCAGAAATG GAAGGACAAGAAGCCAGTGACCATGAAGATGAAGAGGATGATGAGGATGAGGACGACATGGATGTGGAAGAAAGTTCGGACGACTCCGACTCTGAACTGGATGAGAAAG CCAACTTTCAGACAGATCTGGCGAATATCACATGTGAGATTGCTATTAAGCAGAAGCTAATTGATGAACTGGAAAACAGCCAACGACGGCTTCATACCCTAAAACAGCAGTATGAACAGAAACTGATGATGCTTCAGAGCAAAATCCTGGACACCCAACTAGAGAGGGATCGTGTTCTTCAGAATATGG GTTCAATGGAGACATACTCtgaagaaaaagcaaacaaaattaaGGTTGAATATGAGAAAAAACTAAGTAGCATgaacaaagaaatgcaaaagtTGCACTCGGCCCAGAAGGAACATGCCCGGCTATTGAAGAATCAATCTCAGTATGAGAAGCAGCTGAAGAAGTTGCAGCAGGATGTGtcagaaatgaagaaaacaaag gtccGTCTAATGAAACAAATGAGAGAAGAGCAAGAAAAAAACAGGATGGTAGAATCAAGAAGAAATCGTGAGATAGCCTCACTGAAGAAGGACCAGCGAAAGCAAGAA CATCAGCTACGGCTCCTGGAGGCTCAGAAGCGTCAGCAAGAGTTAATTCTCCGCAGGAAAACAGAAGAg GTGACAGCCCTACGTCGACAAGCGAGACCTGTGTCTGGAAAAGTGAATCGGAAACTGAGCCTGCCCGAGCCTGTTCAGGATCCTGCTTCAAACACAATGCGGGTTCCTGCAGGCAGGATGCAAGCGTCAGGGCTGACAGCGCCATCTAATGGAACCAG GAAGACGTATCAAAGGAAATTTGTAAGTGTTTACTCCTCAAAGGCAGCGAGGATGAAATGGCAGTCTCTGGAGCGCAGGATGACCGATATCATCATGCAGAGAATGACTATTGCTAACATGGAAGCAGACATGAACCGCCTCTTAACG AAACGTGAAGAGCTAACCAAAAGAAGGGAAAAGATTTCGAAGAAGAGAGATAAGATTGCTACAGAGGGTGTTGAGGCAGATAAAGCAGTACTCTCTGTAAATGAAGAGATGGAATCACTGACTGCAAATATAGATTACATCAATGACAGCATTTCAGACTGCCAAGCCAACATAATGCAGATGGAGGAGGCAAAG gatGAAGGAGACACGGTCGATGTTACAGCAGTGATCAGTTCCTGCACTCTGACAGAGGCGCGCTATCTCCTTGATCACTTCCTTTCAATGGCTATTAACAAg GGTCTTCAAGCAGCCCAGAAGGAATCTCAGATTAAGGTTATGGAAGGCCGACTAAAGCAAACGGAGATAAACAGTGCTACTCAGAACCAGCTCCTGTTTCACATGCTAAAGGAGAAGGCAGAGTTTAACCCTGAACTGGACGCTTTGCTGGGTAACGCATTGCAAG AGCTAGGTAGCATACCAGTGG AAAATGGAGATGAAAGCAGCAGTGATGAATCAGTCCACAGCCCTGCCACAGAAGGAAG ttcattaACATCAGACCTCTTGAAGCTCTGTGGGGAATCCAGATCAAGAAATAAG GCGCGAAGAAGGACAACTACACAAATGGAGTTGCTCTATGCCGACAGTAGCGAACCACCCTCTGATACTTCTGCAGAGGACTTTTCTACACCTCTAATGCCTGCAGCAGAAGGGCAAGAGACTGGGAGGGACACTGAGAATATTGGTGTATCTGCTAGGGAAAAAGAGCTCATGCCTCTACCATCTGGCTTGCCTTCTAAGCTGGGCAGCAT TTCCAGACAGTCTTTGACAACAGAGAAGAGAGCCCTTGAGCCATCACCTTTGACCAGAAGAAAAATCTATGACAAGGGGCAATTAGCAGTGGACAAAACCAAGAGCAAGGAAACAAAACT CTCTGATTCAGGAACCTCAGAAGCCAGTTCGTCACCCCCTTCCTCTCCTCCAAGCCGACCATgtaatgtaaagaatgtttttagtcGCCTTACTGTTGCTCAGAGGAGGTCAGCAGctcaacagaataa GTCCGATGAAAATGATTCCTCTCTGTCCGAGGTACACag GGGTGTAATTAGTCCATTCCCTGCTTCAAAAACCAGGAGTACCCCTCTGCAATGTATCCATGTAGCTGAAGGACACACGAAAGCCGTTCTCTGTGTAGATTCAACAGATGATCTCCTTTTTACTGGGTCCAAAG ATCGCACTTGTAAAGTTTGGAATTTAGTGACTGGACAAGAAATAATGTCTCTTGGAGGCCACCCTAACAATGTGGTATCTGTGAAATACTGCTCCAGCCTGGTCTTCACAGTCTCCACATCTTATGTTAAGGTGTGGGATATAAGAGACTCTGCTAAATGTATACGGACTCTAAC TTCTTCAGGCCAGGTGACACCCGGAGATGCTTGTTCGGCCAGCACTCACAGGACTGTTACAATTCCTGCTGGAGAAAATCAGATCAATCAAATTGCACTGAACCCAACTGGCACTTTCCTGTATGCCTCCGCAGGAAATGCAGTGAGAATGTGGGATCTCAAGAG GTTTCTGTCTACAGGCAAACTGACTGGTCATATTGGACCTGTCATGTGTCTTACTGTTGACCAGACCGGGAATGGACAGGATTTAATCATTACTGGGTCAAAAGATCATTACATAAAG ATGTTTGATGTAACAGAAGGGGCTCTGGGGACAGTCAGCCCAACACACAACTTTGAGCCCCCACATTACGATGGTATTGAGTCTCTGGTGATTCAGGGAGACAGCCTCTTCAGTGGCTCCAGAGACAATGGCATTAAGAAATGGGACCTTTCTCGCAAAGACCTCCTCCAG CAAGTTCCAAACGCCCACAGAGACTGGGTCTGTGCTTTGGGAGTTGTGCCTGGCTGCCCTGCTCTTCTAAGTGGCTGTAGAGGAGGTGTCCTCAAGCTGTGGCATGTGGACACGTTTTCACCACTGGGGGAAATGAAGGGGCACGACAGTCCTATAAATGCTATCTCCACCAACTCCAGCAACATATTTACAGCATCAGA
- the LOC121319764 gene encoding kinesin-like protein KIF21A isoform X7, producing the protein MSTTSPDESTVRVALRIRPQLAREKIEGCHICTYVTPGEPQVILGKDKAFTFDYVFDIDSQQDAIYSACTEKLIEGCFDGYNATIFAYGQTGAGKTYTMGTGFDVSIEQHELGIIPRAVKHLYKGIDERKQAAIEQGLPPPEFKVNAQFLELYNEEVLDLFDTTRDIELRKQKSHIKIHEDANGGIYTVGVTTRPVSTEAEMIQCLKLGALSRSTASTQMNVQSSRSHAIFTIHVCQVRVCANAENQDNETDNRIMDGSSQMNEFETLTAKFHFVDLAGSERLKRTGATGERAKEGISINCGLLALGNVISALGDKSKKSSHVPYRDSKLTRLLQDSLGGNSQTVMIACISPSDRDFMETLNALKYANRARNIKNRVMVNQDKASQQISALRTEIARLQMELMEYKTGKRIIGEDGMDSVNDMFHENSMLQTENNNLRIRIKAMQETIDVQRARLTQLLSDQANQVLANAGDGNEEIGNMIKNYIKEIEDLRAKLLESEAVNEQLRKNLSRASSRSPFFGGPASFSTSVMEPEKEATEIIELAKKDLLKLKKIEKKKKKRLQQLEESRQEEEEEESVIKEECPDNEQDKRGEKEASEEAEMEGQEASDHEDEEDDEDEDDMDVEESSDDSDSELDEKANFQTDLANITCEIAIKQKLIDELENSQRRLHTLKQQYEQKLMMLQSKILDTQLERDRVLQNMGSMETYSEEKANKIKVEYEKKLSSMNKEMQKLHSAQKEHARLLKNQSQYEKQLKKLQQDVSEMKKTKVRLMKQMREEQEKNRMVESRRNREIASLKKDQRKQEHQLRLLEAQKRQQELILRRKTEEVTALRRQARPVSGKVNRKLSLPEPVQDPASNTMRVPAGRMQASGLTAPSNGTRKTYQRKFVSVYSSKAARMKWQSLERRMTDIIMQRMTIANMEADMNRLLTKREELTKRREKISKKRDKIATEGVEADKAVLSVNEEMESLTANIDYINDSISDCQANIMQMEEAKDEGDTVDVTAVISSCTLTEARYLLDHFLSMAINKGLQAAQKESQIKVMEGRLKQTEINSATQNQLLFHMLKEKAEFNPELDALLGNALQENGDESSSDESVHSPATEGSSLTSDLLKLCGESRSRNKARRRTTTQMELLYADSSEPPSDTSAEDFSTPLMPAAEGQETGRDTENIGVSAREKELMPLPSGLPSKLGSISRQSLTTEKRALEPSPLTRRKIYDKGQLAVDKTKSKETKLSDSGTSEASSSPPSSPPSRPCNVKNVFSRLTVAQRRSAAQQNKGVISPFPASKTRSTPLQCIHVAEGHTKAVLCVDSTDDLLFTGSKDRTCKVWNLVTGQEIMSLGGHPNNVVSVKYCSSLVFTVSTSYVKVWDIRDSAKCIRTLTSSGQVTPGDACSASTHRTVTIPAGENQINQIALNPTGTFLYASAGNAVRMWDLKRFLSTGKLTGHIGPVMCLTVDQTGNGQDLIITGSKDHYIKMFDVTEGALGTVSPTHNFEPPHYDGIESLVIQGDSLFSGSRDNGIKKWDLSRKDLLQQVPNAHRDWVCALGVVPGCPALLSGCRGGVLKLWHVDTFSPLGEMKGHDSPINAISTNSSNIFTASDDHTVKIWRARGSLDGQASDATDATDEVGIN; encoded by the exons ATGTCGACGACTAGTCCAGACGAAAGCACTGTGCGAGTGGCATTGAG AATCCGCCCTCAGCTAGCTAGAGAGAAGATTGAGGGATGTCACATTTGCACCTATGTTACCCCTGGTGAACCCCAGGTGATTCTGGGAAAGGATAAGGCGTTTACGTTTGATTACGTGTTCGACATCGATTCACAGCAGGATGCCATCTATTCAGCCTGCACAGAAAAACTTATTGAAGGCTGCTTTGATGGCTACAATGCGACAATATTTGCATATGGCCAG ACTGGTGCAGGGAAGACCTACACCATGGGGACAGGATTTGATGTCAGCATTGAACAGCATGAGCTTGGGATTATCCCCCGGGCTGTGAAGCACCTCTATAAAGGAATAGATGAGCGGAAGCAGGCGGCCATAGAGCAAGGACTGCCACCCCCGGAATTCAAAGTCAACGCGCAGTTCCTTGAG CTTTATAATGAAGAAGTACTGGATCTTTTTGACACGACACGGGACATTGAGTTAAGGAAGCAAAAATCACACATCAAAATACATGAAGATGCTAATGGTGGAATTTATACAGTTGGTGTAACAACACGTCCTGTGAGTACAGAAGCAGAG ATGATTCAGTGCTTGAAGCTCGGTGCCCTATCTCGTTCCACAGCCAGCACTCAGATGAATGTCCAGAGCTCTCGTTCTCATGCCATCTTCACTATCCACGTGTGTCAAGTGCGGGTGTGCGCGAATGCAGAAAAT CAGGATAATGAGACAGATAACAGGATAATGGATGGATCTTCCCAGATGAATGAGTTTGAAACCCTCACTGCCAAATTCCATTTCGTTGACCTGGCGGGTTCGGAGAGATTAAAGAGAACAGGAGCGACAGGGGAAAGAGCCAAGGAAGGAATTTCAATCAATTGTGGACTG TTAGCACTTGGGAATGTTATCAGCGCACTTGGAGATAAAAGTAAGAAGTCATCTCACGTGCCTTACAGAGATTCCAAGCTTACCCGCTTACTGCAAGATTCACTCGGAGGAAATAG CCAAACTGTTATGATAGCGTGTATCAGCCCATCTGACAGAGATTTCATGGAAACCTTGAACGCACTGAAGTATGCAAATCGAGCCCGAAACATCAAGAACAGAGTGATGGTGAACCAGGACAAGGCCAGCCAGCAGATCAGTGCTCTCCGGACTGAGATTGCACGGCTTCAGATGGAGCTTATGGAGTACAAGACG GGTAAAAGAATAATAGGAGAAGATGGAATGGACAGTGTTAATGACATGTTCCATGAGAACTCAATGCTCCAGACGGAGAACAACAACCTGCGAATCCGGATTAAAGCTATGCAAGAGACCATTGATGTACAGAGAGCTAGACTCACCCAGCTCTTGAGTGACCAGGCTAACCAGGTGCTAGCCAACGCAG gTGATGGAAATGAAGAAATAGGCAACATGATAAAAAATTACATCAAAGAAATAGAAGACCTCAG GGCTAAGTTATTAGAAAGCGAGGCTGTGAACGAGCAGCTTCGAAAAAATCTTTCAAGAGCCTCCTCAAGATCTCCTTTTTTTGGTGGGCCAGCTTCATTTTCCACGTCTGTGATGGAGCCAGAGAAAGAAGCCACAGAAATCATTGAACTGGCAAAGAAGGACTTGCTAAAACTCAAGAAgattgagaaaaagaaaaagaaaag GCTTCAGCAGCTTGAGGAAAGcagacaagaagaagaagaagaagaaag tgttattaAAGAGGAGTGTCCTGACAATGAGCAAGACAAAAGGGGTGAAAAGGAAGCATCAGAAGAAGCAGAAATG GAAGGACAAGAAGCCAGTGACCATGAAGATGAAGAGGATGATGAGGATGAGGACGACATGGATGTGGAAGAAAGTTCGGACGACTCCGACTCTGAACTGGATGAGAAAG CCAACTTTCAGACAGATCTGGCGAATATCACATGTGAGATTGCTATTAAGCAGAAGCTAATTGATGAACTGGAAAACAGCCAACGACGGCTTCATACCCTAAAACAGCAGTATGAACAGAAACTGATGATGCTTCAGAGCAAAATCCTGGACACCCAACTAGAGAGGGATCGTGTTCTTCAGAATATGG GTTCAATGGAGACATACTCtgaagaaaaagcaaacaaaattaaGGTTGAATATGAGAAAAAACTAAGTAGCATgaacaaagaaatgcaaaagtTGCACTCGGCCCAGAAGGAACATGCCCGGCTATTGAAGAATCAATCTCAGTATGAGAAGCAGCTGAAGAAGTTGCAGCAGGATGTGtcagaaatgaagaaaacaaag gtccGTCTAATGAAACAAATGAGAGAAGAGCAAGAAAAAAACAGGATGGTAGAATCAAGAAGAAATCGTGAGATAGCCTCACTGAAGAAGGACCAGCGAAAGCAAGAA CATCAGCTACGGCTCCTGGAGGCTCAGAAGCGTCAGCAAGAGTTAATTCTCCGCAGGAAAACAGAAGAg GTGACAGCCCTACGTCGACAAGCGAGACCTGTGTCTGGAAAAGTGAATCGGAAACTGAGCCTGCCCGAGCCTGTTCAGGATCCTGCTTCAAACACAATGCGGGTTCCTGCAGGCAGGATGCAAGCGTCAGGGCTGACAGCGCCATCTAATGGAACCAG GAAGACGTATCAAAGGAAATTTGTAAGTGTTTACTCCTCAAAGGCAGCGAGGATGAAATGGCAGTCTCTGGAGCGCAGGATGACCGATATCATCATGCAGAGAATGACTATTGCTAACATGGAAGCAGACATGAACCGCCTCTTAACG AAACGTGAAGAGCTAACCAAAAGAAGGGAAAAGATTTCGAAGAAGAGAGATAAGATTGCTACAGAGGGTGTTGAGGCAGATAAAGCAGTACTCTCTGTAAATGAAGAGATGGAATCACTGACTGCAAATATAGATTACATCAATGACAGCATTTCAGACTGCCAAGCCAACATAATGCAGATGGAGGAGGCAAAG gatGAAGGAGACACGGTCGATGTTACAGCAGTGATCAGTTCCTGCACTCTGACAGAGGCGCGCTATCTCCTTGATCACTTCCTTTCAATGGCTATTAACAAg GGTCTTCAAGCAGCCCAGAAGGAATCTCAGATTAAGGTTATGGAAGGCCGACTAAAGCAAACGGAGATAAACAGTGCTACTCAGAACCAGCTCCTGTTTCACATGCTAAAGGAGAAGGCAGAGTTTAACCCTGAACTGGACGCTTTGCTGGGTAACGCATTGCAAG AAAATGGAGATGAAAGCAGCAGTGATGAATCAGTCCACAGCCCTGCCACAGAAGGAAG ttcattaACATCAGACCTCTTGAAGCTCTGTGGGGAATCCAGATCAAGAAATAAG GCGCGAAGAAGGACAACTACACAAATGGAGTTGCTCTATGCCGACAGTAGCGAACCACCCTCTGATACTTCTGCAGAGGACTTTTCTACACCTCTAATGCCTGCAGCAGAAGGGCAAGAGACTGGGAGGGACACTGAGAATATTGGTGTATCTGCTAGGGAAAAAGAGCTCATGCCTCTACCATCTGGCTTGCCTTCTAAGCTGGGCAGCAT TTCCAGACAGTCTTTGACAACAGAGAAGAGAGCCCTTGAGCCATCACCTTTGACCAGAAGAAAAATCTATGACAAGGGGCAATTAGCAGTGGACAAAACCAAGAGCAAGGAAACAAAACT CTCTGATTCAGGAACCTCAGAAGCCAGTTCGTCACCCCCTTCCTCTCCTCCAAGCCGACCATgtaatgtaaagaatgtttttagtcGCCTTACTGTTGCTCAGAGGAGGTCAGCAGctcaacagaataa GGGTGTAATTAGTCCATTCCCTGCTTCAAAAACCAGGAGTACCCCTCTGCAATGTATCCATGTAGCTGAAGGACACACGAAAGCCGTTCTCTGTGTAGATTCAACAGATGATCTCCTTTTTACTGGGTCCAAAG ATCGCACTTGTAAAGTTTGGAATTTAGTGACTGGACAAGAAATAATGTCTCTTGGAGGCCACCCTAACAATGTGGTATCTGTGAAATACTGCTCCAGCCTGGTCTTCACAGTCTCCACATCTTATGTTAAGGTGTGGGATATAAGAGACTCTGCTAAATGTATACGGACTCTAAC TTCTTCAGGCCAGGTGACACCCGGAGATGCTTGTTCGGCCAGCACTCACAGGACTGTTACAATTCCTGCTGGAGAAAATCAGATCAATCAAATTGCACTGAACCCAACTGGCACTTTCCTGTATGCCTCCGCAGGAAATGCAGTGAGAATGTGGGATCTCAAGAG GTTTCTGTCTACAGGCAAACTGACTGGTCATATTGGACCTGTCATGTGTCTTACTGTTGACCAGACCGGGAATGGACAGGATTTAATCATTACTGGGTCAAAAGATCATTACATAAAG ATGTTTGATGTAACAGAAGGGGCTCTGGGGACAGTCAGCCCAACACACAACTTTGAGCCCCCACATTACGATGGTATTGAGTCTCTGGTGATTCAGGGAGACAGCCTCTTCAGTGGCTCCAGAGACAATGGCATTAAGAAATGGGACCTTTCTCGCAAAGACCTCCTCCAG CAAGTTCCAAACGCCCACAGAGACTGGGTCTGTGCTTTGGGAGTTGTGCCTGGCTGCCCTGCTCTTCTAAGTGGCTGTAGAGGAGGTGTCCTCAAGCTGTGGCATGTGGACACGTTTTCACCACTGGGGGAAATGAAGGGGCACGACAGTCCTATAAATGCTATCTCCACCAACTCCAGCAACATATTTACAGCATCAGA